The Sebastes fasciatus isolate fSebFas1 chromosome 22, fSebFas1.pri, whole genome shotgun sequence genome includes the window TCATATCTTTTTTGGACTTTAACTACTTCTGCATACTGCATACATTTTGGGTCATGCAGTTCAGCTTTCTACTCCGCTAGTTTTACAATTCAGTTCGGAACCGTGTTTccagcaatgctttgcaattaatttcagctgtcagcattcccacacattttcagcaggaaatgcattttgtaGTTCAACTTCTTCTATTTCTTCCGTACGTGTTTTTAGACTTCAACTACTTCTGCATACTTTGAGCTACAGAAACcgttcaactatcaaaatattcagccCTTTAAGGACATTAATGCTACGACTTTTCTTGTTTTCTACTATTTATACTTTGTAAAAATAAGGcgcaatgtgtaggatttggtggcatctagcggtgaggttgcacattgcaaccgactgaaacttctcccgtgtgccaagcgtgtaggagaactacggtggccgacgtgaaaatgcAAAGGCTCTCTCTCTAGAAGCAATATCCTGTACCTTTAAGCAGCTTCTTTTAAGCGATAGTTTATCATGTAGTGACTGCGTTCATCCTCAGTGTGGTGACTATCTGTCTCCTCTTTCAGGTGCTGGATTTTCTGACGATGATCTGCGGGATGTTGGTAAAGACGACACCTACAAACCCGACAAAGGCAAAGGTAATGTAGGAATCTGTGCACTCAAATAGTTTTATGATTTAAAAGGGGGAATTATTATTGTCAGCCTGTATGCATTCAAAACATGCAGGGACTTTTCCCAACAGTAACGTCTGCACCTTTATAGAAAACCCATGCTCCGTAGCTGAGGAATTTAACCCTGCTGTTATTCTGTGTTCCCACAGGTGGACGTCCGATTGACGACGATGAAATGAATCGACGATCAAATGACGACAACGGGGGTGGGTTTATTCTGTCCATAGAGTGTTTGTTCATAAATGCACgtcttgtgtgtttgtctgccgGACTCTAATGTATgtatacctgtgtgtgtgtgtgtgtgtttgcagagacCACAGCAGAAGTGGGCACCATTGCAGGGATTGTTAGTGCGGTTGCCATGGCGCTGGTGGGCGCAATCACCAGCTACGTCTCCTaccagaagaagaagctgtGCTTCGGTATACAACGTAAGTGATTTTACTTTTTTGTACGGCTAAAATGACAATACTAAAACTAGTTCCCCTTAGCTCCACAGAGCTATTTGgcctctttcagctcattgttttactgttttggttcacctCCATCAACCTGGATTTCAGGTGAGTGATGGGGACAAGGAGGAAACGTCCGAGGGCatctggtggatggatggaaaatgtCAATGAAGGGGCTTTGTAGCAGTACATACAGTTGCAGTAGTGGTAGCAGCAGTGGctcagtacttgtacttgttgATGCTCACTAAGATGTGTTGTTGTGTCGTGACAGAGAGCCTGAATACCGACATGGTGAAGGCTGAGAACCCCGAGGCCGTGGTGGCTACAGAACCACAAGGTAAACACATCTCTACTAATACTAACGCCctgttttcttccttttcaATAATAAGAAGCTATTAAtacaacatttaaaaagcttGTTGACATTACACTCACTGCATACTACTAGCTGAtatgaggcctgtactacgaagcaggatttggcgttagcgaggtaacttcagggttaacccttcaggatTTTCCGTACTATGaagctggttcacttcttaccatggtagatcgccatggtaactgatgctgaacggctaaccCGCTCCGgagttatgttccagataaaagatcaactcgtataaaagcacctcctactgaacaatcagagctcagtgcggggatcgtatgataatatcacacaaatatgaagaagttaccgtcataatccagactaaaaacaacacagtttaaactgacagatgcaggaaggacatctggatttatgctgtgggtgtttaccgctttgaattatgttttctatttatacttttttacttcctcttgagtccgtttcacaccgccggagacggggacgcagcattcacacattgggagttttttcttttgccagctgttcttcctgcatttggcagcttcaactgtgttacttttagtctggattaagtgtttaacttcttcgtatgtGTCTAATATAGTtcactcttcctttgtaaaaagTGCCGCTCTGCTTGTCTGTCTGTAagtcagtagtcttgttcatgtctgtgattggttataaactgcaaacacctccccgttcatgtgaacgcgctcacagccagactgagaaaccctggtttgacttactgagttgataaccagcatcgtaggaccgcttagcgtgatctcgtttgttagagttagtgaagccagataatgagaagataccctggagatgttgaactcgcttcgtagtacaggcctctggtctaaTGTCTCTTGTAATATCTGATAGAGATGATCTGTGTGTAAACtactgtctgtttttattttgcctcTGCAGTCCAACAGACTCTTCTGGAGCCGCCCAACGCTGAACCTCCCACTGAAGAGAATGCTGTGtaacacacttacacaccacacacacacttacacaccacaccacacacgTTCTTTCCCAAACACCCCCCCACCtctccctgcacacacacacagttatgcTACAGGATAGACCTCTAGTCTATTGTGCAGCATGTCCTCGTTGATCCTGCAGCTCTGTGCTGTAACCGTCGGGGTGTTGCAGTCCGTCTGCGCTGAATGTGAACCAGATCGTTTTGTTAATTCTCTGCTGTAAACATGGCCGACAGTGTACTCGAACTTTGccaaaatgtatgtgtatatagttatttattgtttacTGTTTGAACACCACTAACAATGTTGGTTTATCCAGCCTTCAGCATGTTATGATTCCTCTGCTGTGAGCTGGGGCTTTAGTTGTAGCATTTTGAGCTCCGGACACAGTGAAGGAATAAtggaaagaaaaatacaaaaagcgGTTAATCTTATTATACATTGGAGGAAGAAACTCCTCTATGGGTGTGTGTCGAGCTTCTTTGAGTTCACAGGTAGTCAGGCGGATTAGTTTacttggtaacacttcatttaaagggtccgcaaatttcataattaggtgataattagcaagtatttgaaatttctttggaattactgggaaattaccccaatatttacctcaaaatgtatcttttttttaatgataaacattatttaataattatatttcgctatttcccaatagcttgtaatttatttaagtgaattgatatgctttatttacatgtctgctggtaaatagatgataattagcatctttgaaatttcttaaaaaaactccctgagTCATGActttagctaccaggttacatttgtgtagacaatagtTTAATTTAaccaaatttaatttaatttaaaattgaattaaattaaattaaattaaattaaattaatttattttaaattaaatcgatttaaattcaatttaattagttttccacctccaaTGAAAAGCAGCGCacagccctattttaaccattatatgctattttagcatataattattaaattatgtttataataaagtaatttttgatacatttttaggtaaatattggggtattttgcagtaattccaaagaaatttaaaattattacctaattaccatgaaatttgcggacctgtaaaatgaagtgttaccgttTACTGATTGATTACAGTTAAAGCAGGATTAAGGCGTGAACCAGGGAGTGAGACACACCCagcgtttcttcttcttttctttttagatGAATGAAAGTTTTAGCAATCAGCAATATCTCATTTCCTGACGACTCTGAATGAAACACAGTAGTTTCCCCCTTTTTAACCGAATATTCGTCGTAGTCTTAGATGTTTTagattttcttttgttgttgatgcacGATGATGGAAATCTAAACTGGAACAACACTGTACAGAATTCACGACTTGGAGGTCTGTCTTTGCTCTCCGCAGATGAGAGCAGAGAGTGAACGTTTTGAAAAATATTCCCCAGATTTCTGTTAATTCAAAGCCCTAGTGTAGCAACTGATTATGTAATCAAAATGTTGTGATGAAATGTGGTCAGATAAGGTAGTCAGTAGCCAGTTAGCGTTCATACTTCATAGAGGAAGTAATACGTTAAACGCTCGTACTCATAGAACTCAAGTTACATCACGTAACTAGAAGGTGACAGACATCCGCCAAGGCCGTTTCcataaaaataatgtgtgtatcCGCTCCAAAATTGAATCGGTTCTTCCTTAGCccatgctacacccttccaccaaatttcatgaaaatcggtcttgtagtttttctgtaatcctgctgacacacacaggcagagataataacaataatgttgACTAACAATATGAATTTATTCCTATaacatgtgattttttttatctaatttgTTACGTTTACTATAATACCATTATGATGTGATAATCAGTGATTATGATGCTATTAATAATCACTATTAATTGAAGTTTCCCCAAGAAGTTTAACCCACTTGGAACATGTATTACCCTTCAACGGGCTCCACCGTTAGTGGGACATACCTCATAGGTAGCTGCTGTTTACATCATGTGACAGTTACATCATTAGTTGCTACATGCGGCGCCCATGTACACCCTCCTCGTGTTGTCTATCTTGATGTACAAAAGTTGCCTTATTCAGATTTGGATCTTTTTGCAGTTGTGGGGGAAAAATAAGGCGTCCAAACATTTGTGTCTACTTACAACTTGTGACTTTTTATAgtgtaaatagattttttttttttttttaaactagcCTTTAACGACAATGCCTAATGAAGGGAGCCTGGCTTGGTTTTTCCAAAGTGGTGATGGTGAAATAATTGTGATGAGAACAAGTTAAAAAGTTAAAGAAGAAAATATGAATAGGGAATGGGAATCGTGGAGCATTCATTGGCGCGCCGCCGTGTTTTGGAGAGTAGTGTACGAAGCTACGTTAGACTGTCTCCGGTCTATTCATcatcagaaatatataaagtatGTGCGAAAGACAAATACCCATATAGACAAAGACAAATGGGCGATATATTGATGATATTAATCCTTACGAATTAGGAGGATCTTGACAGTTTGCCACCCAATTAcggtcactgatgtgttttggcgTTGGCGAACATctgtcagcagttcaaaatatgtTAATCTTTGGAGGCCGATGTCCAATTTACAAACGGGCAGTGTTTGACTGTTTGCTATATAAACTACAATTCGGCTTTTGAATCTTTATTCAATGTAAAGTGTTTTGTGTTGGCGTTTAACACGAGCAGTAAACGGCCAGCGGATGGCACGCTTATCCTCCAAAATTGCCCGACTTGCTGTCGGTGACGTCACATTCCCGTTCCCTATTAAGTTCAAAAAGAAAAGTTGGATTAAAGTTCAGGAAATTCAACTCTCACCGCACTCGTAGCATGTAGCATAACAAAAATAATGCTAGCTAAATCAGTTCCACTGCAGTTAGAGCTTAAAAATGCGCAGCGTGTACTTCTCCATCTCTGTTCTTCATTTTGAAAAGTGGATCTTCTTGGATGGGAAGCGATTTGAAAAAGAGAATTAAAAGCTCAGCACTTTGTTTCCCCGGTAAAGCCGGCTGTGTGTGGCGAAGGCTCGTGGACAGGCAgataaaatgtgtgaaatgtgaCTTTTTGTTTGAAGATAACTGCGACATTCAGAAGCTAATATTGTTTTGTGCTATGTTTTGATTGTGTTAGCAGCAGTGAGGTGCCAGTGTGTGCAGAAGAACTCTGATTTTATCCCATGGTGGCCGTTTTAAATTTACATCACTGTGAGAAACTCTACGGGGAAGATGTATAAAAGTAGCATTACGACAACGCAAAAGAGATTTTTGATAGACCAGACAGCCGTTGGCCCAAACATTATGCGTATTCTCGAGGCCTAACAAACACGataaatgcatttccttcctcataaaacaaaAGCTATATACCTATACCAACCtgtattgctaagaagtgaaagtcaattgttcgttccattgcaacatcagcgcctaccggaaagcgactaccggatggcagtaaaacgtccgcctacaaagtgccgtacgaaagtaatttctattctattgacatgttctaccgaaatggcctgtgttgagcAATAAAATAACACGAAGCAGATTTTCGTTTTGCGTTACTTGCGCGAATACGGCCGCTCAATTGTTTTTTTGGAGTATTTCGCAACTCGCCAATATTTGCCCTAAACAGCCGATGGGAGTTCTCCTTCTGGAAAGGAAGAGGGGCTTTTTTCTACCATCCATCACGACCAAAATAATCACTATTGCTGCCTTGTAGCCCTTTCCTTTTGTTCCGTCTCTGTACAGTACTGACGTTGAGTCGTAGTGCTCCGGGTGCCGACAGACGGCGACAATAAGATTGTCCTCTATTTCTGATTCTCGGTGACGTCAagagaatctcaacgctgatatGCTTCCGTGACACAGCGACTATTTGCGTCTTTGAACACGCCTTTAGATGATCGGGCAAACACTTTGTCTTCCCTCTTTGgtagattttaaaaatggccaCAATGGAACAAGATTTGCAAGAGTGTAAAAGTGAGGTATTTGTGAAAGATGCCAGATGTGTGACGTCAGAGAGGAGTTTGTAGTCGGTCGGCACAAAGATGATACATAAAAAACTAGAAGTCTGCTTTAGCTGTGTAGATGAAGTTAGCAGCAGTAGTTAGCTTTAGGATCTTGAATAGTGTCATAACGAGTGCGTTTGGACAGTTGTGATGGTTGTACATATTACCGTGAGCAGTTCTGTGTTTGTAGCAGTGGGTAAGAGCATATTTATGCTAACTATTATACtcttttgtgtgtgcgtgtgtgtgtttacactcTCCGCCTGCTCTTTTTACACTTTGTACTCGACTTTCCTAATAACTTAGCTTAACCTTTTTGTAGATAGTTATTGCCTCCTTGTTCTGTACTGCCAACGCTTTTGTTGTTTGCCTAAAGAGGTCTCGTGTGTTCCCGAACGAGGTCTGAAATCATTCATGTTTTCTATACTGTCTGATATTTAGTCTGTCTGTCGTTTTATAGCACTGCTCAGAATCTCTGGTGAGAATTATTGAACCCTACGTAATGAATTATCCCTCAATGGCGAATATTGCCGCGTTCACGTCATGGGTGATGGGAAAGATTTACAATTCGGGAATGTTCCCTTAATCAgaagttgtgttgttgttgttttttttacctcgaATGACGGACTTTAGCTGACGTGAGGCATCTTGCTTTTCCAAGTTTGATATTTCCGAGTTTTCTGAAACTTGTTTCCCCAGTCGCAATTATGAATTGGACCCTTTGCATGGTTCTTGCGCTGGTTTTTACACTCTAGTGCGTAAATCCCCACAATTAGTAACTCCAGCTAGTGCTTAGGACCCACGCATACTTCTTGAAATGTGCTTGACCAGGGATTAATCTGTgttgactggcttggtttgaatCGACAAAAGAAGGGTTGAAGGGATAACCCTGGTCTgaccctggtcattggtgtgaaagagATATTAGTGGTGATTGGATCATTAGTCTTTGGTACCCCCGAGCCAATTTAttcacttttaaaaacacactgccAACCAGATAGCCAATCTTAGGATGTTAAGTAAGAAGCTAGTAGAAGCCCACACGTGACATGAACGTAGCATAAGCGATGATTGGCAACGACCTGAGTAGTGTCTGATAGAATAGTCTGTATCTACACAGAGGTGAATGCGTGAAGGATTTTTGCTGAGGTTTTTTTGCTGAGGCCGTATATGTGTTGTATGAGCTGTAAATAGCGTTGGCGGTGTGTTACATATCTGACAGGATGCAGCACAGTCCTACATGAATACCGCACCCCTGGTCTCCTCCATGTTGCCTTGGAAAAGCAGCGGTTTCTACCCACAAATCCCTTTGCTCCTTCTCTAACAGTCTTGCTAAGAAGCAATCCAACT containing:
- the cd99l2 gene encoding CD99 antigen-like protein 2 isoform X2, with protein sequence MAHRSPWSLCLLLALLLPLQVLSQDFDLSDALGDDDSKPATPAPKLPKPAAPGGGTGGDLNLDDFFDTTTTTTKAPPKVVPKAPAATKAPLKPKPKPGAGFSDDDLRDVGKDDTYKPDKGKGGRPIDDDEMNRRSNDDNGETTAEVGTIAGIVSAVAMALVGAITSYVSYQKKKLCFGIQQSLNTDMVKAENPEAVVATEPQVQQTLLEPPNAEPPTEENAV
- the cd99l2 gene encoding CD99 antigen-like protein 2 isoform X1, encoding MAHRSPWSLCLLLALLLPLQVLSQDFDLSDALGDDDSKPATPAPKLPKPAAPGGGTGGDLNLDDFFDTTTTTTKAPPKVVPKAPAATKAPLKPKPKPAADDFDLSDALDPNNDIGGKDKNKGQGGAGFSDDDLRDVGKDDTYKPDKGKGGRPIDDDEMNRRSNDDNGETTAEVGTIAGIVSAVAMALVGAITSYVSYQKKKLCFGIQQSLNTDMVKAENPEAVVATEPQVQQTLLEPPNAEPPTEENAV